CTggttaaatcttattattgtgTTCTTTTGGGGGGAGGTAATGGATGGGATGGGCCCCATGGGAGGAGGTTTGGAAAACCCAAGCAAGTTGAAGGTAATCTTTCATTGAATCGTTTGCTGCTAAGGAAAGTGTTTTAAGTGATCAGACAATAATCTGAGGCAAAAGTTTTTCTAAAAGGCATTGCTTTTGGAACTGTGATGCAGAAATGGTCACCATTTGTTTGTGATTATGGGCTTAGCTTTCAAGTCATGATCTTTGGTGTTTTCTCTGTTTTGAGATCATCAGTGATGCTGGGGTCATTGTGAAAAATCTTTGCATGTTGACAGCAAAAATTTTCCTGTGGGGAGAGGAAGGAGGAGAGTAGAATGGTTCCACAATGATTATGTGGGGTATTTGGAGGGAAAGGATTATAACTGTTGAAGGCAAAAAGATATCTGTCAAGAAGCTGAAACAGAGGAGGTTGAGCATGATGGTCTATTGGGCAACAAGGAGTTACTCATTATCTTTGTAGGACTTTGGTGATGGCCATCTTGTGGTTGAATCTTAGGTGAGTggtgttttttataattcattcttcttttcttgttcTTGGGTGTTTTCTGTATGCAATGTGAATACTTGGACTCCACTCTGGCATGTGCTAGTGACTTTGCTTActgcttaaaaaataaattgtcaaGGAAACTTCCATAGCTATGATATAACACAaccaagaagaaaaaatatgttatcaggaaatttgaatttgataagaaataatattataaagaaTGCTCTTGCTCTAGTAGCAAGCAAACCTACTTGCagaaaaagatgaagatgaaTCCTTATATACTATGTGAAAATTACCATTTTACCGCATTCATACGCTTGATCGAGAAGGTATGAGTATTCCAGATCTTCAAAACATTTTTGTAGGGAAGAGATGGGCTCATTGAAGTAAACTGGAAGACAAACTTTGGTGAGATCCTTGCCAATGTTATCTTTGATTATTGACCAGAGACTGActcctttctctttttcaacTGCATCAGGCAATTTATTTCGGCGCCTAACATGAGGATAATTAGTTCCATTAGATCTAGTGGAAGAATCAATATCATCCATAGAATTGAGAGGTTCTTGGTCATCAGTATCAAATGACAATCTCTGAAAATCAGATCCTCTGCATTTTAAGGAACTTGATGAGAGGAAATCCTGAGTATCAAAgaactcatcatcatcatcatcatctgtGTCTTCCTCTGCAGCATCATGTCCATCATTGTCGACATCAGAGTCACTTGCACTTCCTTCTGAAATACATTtcaatgataacaataataatagcaaCAGCaagaataataacaataacaacaacgacgacgacaacaaaagaaatatttattgaaataaaaatagaaaacgaaGTTAAATCATGGTACCATCATCTTGGTGTTGCCTAGCAGTTGAAGAAGCCTCTTGCGCCTTAGATTGTCTTTGGCTCTCATCAACAAGTGTGTTTTCCAAGTCCACTTTTTCTGCCTAGAAGATGAAATATAGGTTTTAGTCAACATCCCAAACAAATATCCAGATCAGATATCTTATGAGTAATAATAAGATAGAATGCATGATAAAGCTTCAAATATTTCCAAATAGAAGTACAGgaaaatatattcaatgaaGGTCATCACTAGGGATTGAAATTTGGAGATGTTATAGAACTCAATTTATGGAGACATAAATCACCTGATATGgaaatttccaaatttgagGATATCTAAATACATTATGTTGTTATCTAAGAAATAATTTGACttcaatttcaataaatattatcaCTATTTTGAAAAGCCAAGTCATGTAAAAAGCTAAGTGGACACAGTTACTAAATCTTATGTAGATATAACATATCACTACCTACATAAAAGACAAGACAGTAACTTGTAGGTCCAAGTGTTTATCCAACAAATTTATAACCTGAacacaaaatttattattaattcaaaagaaattccACTCATAACCATGAGCTCATAGTTTAGAGATACAAGTATGAAGCAGTGATATCATTTATCTTATCATAAAGACAAAACATAGGTTCaggtttaatttaaaaaaaaattaatacatgtgtttattttcaaatatggatGCACATTTGTGGAATAATACATACCTAAACAATccctattttcaaataaaccctgaaaaataattcctaaagcAAACTAGTATATACTTGAATACCCAGGACTAATAGCGAGTCCAAACAAGAAATCTCATTGTAGAATATACaattcaaaaaaccaaaaaaatgcaATAATTGATTTTCCTCCATCAAAGACAAAAATGTATCTATTGAGTCggataaatgaatataataaaataaagactaTTTCCTAcagaaaaaatatcaataaagacTCATTGCAAATGATATGCACAGTTATCGCGGAGTTCTATTTGAATTACCTCTAAGTGCCTCAATGCATCAACAAGGATCACCTGCCTTTGCTTGAGAACCATAAGTTGGCTATGCATCTTGGTAAACTCGCTCTTCATGATCTGCTCACTGTCCTGAATTGCAGACTCGGAAATGCCCTCCTCTGACAACCGTTGCCTCAACTTCTCAGTCGAGACAACAACATTTTCAGAAGGAGCCATAAGCTCATTGTTTGACACGCGAGGGAACAGCTCCTTCATGGCCCGCAATGCCTCCATCCATAACATCCGATCCTCCCGAGTTTCTGCCCTTAAATGCAGCCTCTTTGTGCCAGTAAATATTGAAAACCTCCTGTCATCTGTTCTGCTCTCCCGTATAGAAGAAACCTGTGAAACATTTGCAAAATACAATCAATAACACCCACTTCTTCAATTTCTGTATCATAGTGGAGAAACCAATATTGTATTCGAAATTCTGTCAAATAAAACAGTGCACAAATTAACATTTGAATATACATACAATACATTCTGAAATCACATGGTTTGTCAAGAAGAAACCTACAATCTTTTCTTTAAtctcaatcaataaaatcattacagaaattaaaattcaaagaaatcaACAACACATTTACAAATCACAATCACAATAAAATGTACAATACATTTAGAAAATGGCAATCAATTATAGGAAAAGACTGATAACATATTcttgaattaaaatcaatcaacaTATTCTTGAaagcacaaaaacaaaaatttctaataCAATTAGGAATCGAAATCATAAAATAATCacagaaaatcaaatttgaatcaCAAACGAACCCTGATACATTTcaaaatcacaatcataaaatcattacaaaaactcaaatttgaaTCACAAATGAACCAGAATTGAATACCTTGAGGTGGATTTCCCCGAAAGGCTTGCACCGAGGTTGCGAGTGCCTAATTTCCCGGCTACATACCCTCCGGAACGACGCTTCTCCGATCACCTTGGATCCCCTCTCCGTGTCCTGATTGACCGTGATCTTATCACGGCCGTGAAGCTTATAATACGACATAACACCGTCCTGCAAAACGAACCAACGCCGGCGCCACCCTCTGCCGTAGTTCACCCATTTGTACAAAATCCCAGAGATTCCCTTGCCCACAATGTCGTTGATCATAACCGACATCTGCGGCTGGAGCGACGAGGCCGATCGGCGAATATGCCGGCGGTGATTGGGGGAGGGGGAATCAGAGCGAGGGGAAGAGAGGCGGAAGTTGTGGCGATGCTTGGTGGAATGGGATCGGAAGGAGCCTGCTGCGGAAGGTGGCATTATAGGATTGAGATTGAGAGGTGTTTGCATTCAGAGATATCTATTTACATGAAAGAacatgaaaatttgaagataaattatGATTTATGTATTCACATCAATGAATCATGAGAAATATATTCGTGGAATTCTTTCATGATTGGAAAGAGAAGCAACAATTGAATATAACCTCT
Above is a genomic segment from Vitis riparia cultivar Riparia Gloire de Montpellier isolate 1030 chromosome 7, EGFV_Vit.rip_1.0, whole genome shotgun sequence containing:
- the LOC117917322 gene encoding oxysterol-binding protein-related protein 1C-like isoform X2, with product MQTPLNLNPIMPPSAAGSFRSHSTKHRHNFRLSSPRSDSPSPNHRRHIRRSASSLQPQMSVMINDIVGKGISGILYKWVNYGRGWRRRWFVLQDGVMSYYKLHGRDKITVNQDTERGSKVIGEASFRRVCSREIRHSQPRCKPFGEIHLKVSSIRESRTDDRRFSIFTGTKRLHLRAETREDRMLWMEALRAMKELFPRVSNNELMAPSENVVVSTEKLRQRLSEEGISESAIQDSEQIMKSEFTKMHSQLMVLKQRQVILVDALRHLEAEKVDLENTLVDESQRQSKAQEASSTARQHQDDGSASDSDVDNDGHDAAEEDTDDDDDDEFFDTQDFLSSSSLKCRGSDFQRLSFDTDDQEPLNSMDDIDSSTRSNGTNYPHVRRRNKLPDAVEKEKGVSLWSIIKDNIGKDLTKVCLPVYFNEPISSLQKCFEDLEYSYLLDQAYECGKMGNSLLRILNVAAFAVSGYACTDGRNCKPFNPLLGETYEADYPDMGLRFISEKVSHHPMIVACHCEGHGWKLWGDSNLKSKFWGRSIQLDPVGLLTLEFDDGEVFQYRKVTTSIYNLILGKLYCEHYGTMHIRGNRDYSCKIKFKEQSIVDRNPHQVQGIVQDRKGKTVATLFGKWDESMHYMNGDCSGKGKGSDPSSEAQLLWKRSKPSKFQTKYNFSSFSMTLNELTPGLEEKLPPTDSRLRPDQRCLENGQYEMANSEKLRLEQKQRQASKMQERGWKPRWFAKEKGENAYRYVGGYWETREAGKWESCPDIFGQVHKDHTLDS
- the LOC117917322 gene encoding oxysterol-binding protein-related protein 1C-like isoform X1; amino-acid sequence: MQTPLNLNPIMPPSAAGSFRSHSTKHRHNFRLSSPRSDSPSPNHRRHIRRSASSLQPQMSVMINDIVGKGISGILYKWVNYGRGWRRRWFVLQDGVMSYYKLHGRDKITVNQDTERGSKVIGEASFRRVCSREIRHSQPRCKPFGEIHLKVSSIRESRTDDRRFSIFTGTKRLHLRAETREDRMLWMEALRAMKELFPRVSNNELMAPSENVVVSTEKLRQRLSEEGISESAIQDSEQIMKSEFTKMHSQLMVLKQRQVILVDALRHLEAEKVDLENTLVDESQRQSKAQEASSTARQHQDDEGSASDSDVDNDGHDAAEEDTDDDDDDEFFDTQDFLSSSSLKCRGSDFQRLSFDTDDQEPLNSMDDIDSSTRSNGTNYPHVRRRNKLPDAVEKEKGVSLWSIIKDNIGKDLTKVCLPVYFNEPISSLQKCFEDLEYSYLLDQAYECGKMGNSLLRILNVAAFAVSGYACTDGRNCKPFNPLLGETYEADYPDMGLRFISEKVSHHPMIVACHCEGHGWKLWGDSNLKSKFWGRSIQLDPVGLLTLEFDDGEVFQYRKVTTSIYNLILGKLYCEHYGTMHIRGNRDYSCKIKFKEQSIVDRNPHQVQGIVQDRKGKTVATLFGKWDESMHYMNGDCSGKGKGSDPSSEAQLLWKRSKPSKFQTKYNFSSFSMTLNELTPGLEEKLPPTDSRLRPDQRCLENGQYEMANSEKLRLEQKQRQASKMQERGWKPRWFAKEKGENAYRYVGGYWETREAGKWESCPDIFGQVHKDHTLDS